The Manduca sexta isolate Smith_Timp_Sample1 chromosome 9, JHU_Msex_v1.0, whole genome shotgun sequence genome segment tataatgatgtttacattttgaaatacattaaaCGATATCCAAATTACTGTTAATAAATTGGATCGACCAAAGTGAAGATAAAATAtgaggtataattttttttccattaatataaatttggaATTGCGGGAGAGTGAGGAGGGAGGAGGGGTCCTTAAACGAGCTGGAGCCACGCGATTTTGATACGCATGCTCTCTGAACTTGACTGCGTTACATTTAGAGCGCATTTTAGTTGCGTTAAAATAGCTTCGTCGCGTCGGCTCGTTTAAAAACGTGGAAAAGGTCTTCAACTACAATATTTCTTTGATTCGCAAAAACATGTGCATAAAGCCTAACTTTATAATTTGGCGCTGATATGGCGACATTTCCATGTCTATTGTATTTACGAGACGGATTTAATCGATGCTCTGTGGTTTTACCCATAAGGTTACATCAATTGCACcatctaaataaaacaacattttcgAGGTACCAGAAGAagggacaaaattaaaaatatgctcTGAAATATATGGAACAATGGCTCTTGTAGCGCCATctaccctttcggagataaagCGTGACTTTACGTATAAAAcgcgtgtaatttttttgttccgATTTCAACTTTATACTGCATGTAAGCAGttttaatagataataattggTTTTCCTCATTTTAACCTGTTATTACTGGTTACTGGATATTTTTCTGATTACCGTTTCCGCTTGATAGCACTTATAACAAATTCATTACTTACtcattattttgtgttattttgttaaaagaaaccacattcttaattattatattgtgtccaatttggattttattcataattttcgaTCCCTTCCTTTCCGACTATTCATGATGCTTTTGAAGTTGTAACTATTTATTGGTGATCAACCTATCACTTGAAATAAAGTGAACCTTCTAATAGTTTTCCGCAttctattttatgaaataatcgTATCCATTACATAATACCATATCAATGTTAGGTATCtagagtttataattattatgaaacatcAGTTAATGATTCAGGATAGCGAGAGCAGTTCATAAAGCGCTGTGTGATCCATTGCGGTGCACAGATCTCGTGTCATGCCTCCGCATGCATTTAAGTCTACTTTCATTCATACACAATATAATCACCCACcctctaataataatatatcagccctgtattatatacttgcccactgctgagcacgagcctcctctactattgagagggattaggccttagtccaccacgctggcctagtgcggattggtagacttcacacaccttcaaaattcctatagagaacttttcagatgtgcaggtttcctcacgatggtttccttcaccgttaaagcgaacgataaattgacaaagaatacacacataatcttttagaaaagtcagaggtgtgtgcatttgggatttgaacctgcggatattcgtcttggcagtccgttccacacccaactaggctatcgccgctttacccACCCTCTGATACACATAAATTCTCACACACAcaagatttttctttattatttttttggtcacatagaaattaattattacttatggAAGAGGACACTGACTTTTGTAAAATAGGGTTACATGTAGTTCAGAAGTTAAAGAACTTAATTTGTATCGTCAAAATTTATGAAAGATGACGGGGAAATTCCCTTGGGGCAAGTTTCTTAAAGCGGGTCTGGCCTTATCGAGCAAGTATTGCTTTACCATTGTTATTACCAATTTGTactaacttttggagcacaaataaGGTCGTGATGTCCATAATGAACTATTCTGTTAATTACAATGATTACTGTTTAATCTTTGGTCTCTTACAGTAGAAACTCGTGGTAGAGTCACAGTAGAGACTTAAATCTTTCTATAGTGTTGGTAACCATGGAGATACGGCGCCATGGGTCGTTGGAGTTGATAACTTCATTAGTTTTGTACGGCTTATCACATTTTGTTTAAGTTGAAATGATGCAATTATCTGTGACTTTGCGTCGGTCATGCCAACAATTACATCATAATATGTAATACTGTGTTGTAAAAGATTTTCTAGAACGTTTCAGCTTCTTGAAACATattgcatataaattataattcgtcAGAGGTGTAAGATCGGCCATCGGTATGGTATCCTTAATGGTGCCAGTATGGTATCATCAAATTAAGTTCACtcgttattcaaatttattatatttacaaaaagaagAATTAGTCTTGCTTTATTTTCTATagttaaaggattttttaagtACTTGATAGGAGAACCATAATGTTTGTGAGCCAAGTAAATATCCAACAACCTCTAATCGCCATTTTCAAAACCATCCCAATCCCCATTTTTCgttctatctcaaaaatttaacAATCAGAAGGAAGTATGTTTTGACGTGTTtacaatgagttattttgattactttATTCTCAGAATCAATTAATGGATAaagattaagatcgtttattgaaaatgggtCTCACTGTACTATTGCTGTCGACCTTGCCTCATATGCGTTACTTCTAAAAACATCTAAAACATGCAGTCAGTccatatttattgctttgaatgacgtgacgagttTTCtattcacctgatgataagcgatacgaccgcctataaatagtagaatgcctataaatagtagaaacaccacccaaaaacttgtattacaaagtatggtttgatataccactgcgctcgctatcttgTGACACgaaatattaagtcttattatgtccaaaagttacactggttataatgttcttcaaaccggaaatcaacagtaactacacactactgcttggcggcagaaatagacattgcggtggtacctactgaGACAGACTCTCAAATATAAGAGACATATCACCAAAGTTTATACATACGTACTTTCACATTCATGTTAGTAGgttaagtttatataatattcgcACGTCAATGATTGTCACATATCCACGGACCTACACACAATGTCTTTATCAAAACATCATTGTCTGACAACAATGACCACAAATCCATCTCTTTCGTCGAAGAGCCAGCTCGGATTCCAAACGTCTCAGTTTGCGCCAAGAAGTTGGATCCAACAGACCGATACCTGGAGGTGATGTGACAACAATGTTGTTCGTTTGTGTCGTTTTGGTGATGTTTCTAGAGGTATCTACGTCGTATAATCTCACGCTACAGTTTCCACTTTGGTGTGCTCTTGGACTGAGGACGTGCacgtttcatttcaatattaatttcgaTTTTATCTTCTAGTTTTGGTATGTAAATATGGATTGATTTACACCCTCGATTTTCGGTTTGTAAAGGCATACTTTGTTCTTGGTGTTATCTGTaagtttaaacaaatatatctttCGAATTAAAATCGTTAGTGTGTACAATAAATCGTTgtcaaatcattttatacatatacaccTCTACCGCCGaaatgatatattaataattacaaagcattTTACGATTTTGGGCTTTAAGTATCATTTATATCGGACATACTCTATACCTACCTACCTTTATTTCTTGCTTCTTCATCATTACATGTATGGTTGTTTTGCGGGGCTTGTGACAACCAGCTTTTATAATGCCTATTTAAAGGAAAGTGTGAGTTGTTAACTTTTTCTTGAATAAAGTtccaaattatattaagtacacTGTTACAAGTACGAATAAAGTTAGGTTagattatctttatttaattcatatttacagGGGACGCACGAACACTTCTCATCAATGGACGACATACCTTTGACGAAATCTTTGGGTTATTCTCTGGATAAGAACTTTGGCAAAACATTGCGTGATTCCAGATTAAGCCAGGAGTATATAGAACAGTACCAGGAAATGTTAAAAGTAAGCCAGGAATCCATTGAAAGTATCAGCAATGAACATACGAAATTCAGAAGAGAGGGAGATGGTAACTTTGAATTAGGTAtccaaattttttttagttcttgttttctaatgtaatttatgtggttatttaaaaaaaactgatagtAGATTAATTGCATATAGTGACCTCTCAGTTATGTTCTTTGTTCTACTGtttccatttttaattttcgtttTCTTATGGTGTGTACTTGTCGTTA includes the following:
- the LOC115452879 gene encoding uncharacterized protein LOC115452879 isoform X1, which produces MLFVCVVLVMFLEGTHEHFSSMDDIPLTKSLGYSLDKNFGKTLRDSRLSQEYIEQYQEMLKVSQESIESISNEHTKFRREGDGNFELVPSAFGRQQSEEERARKPPGGRNLIAKACSVIGNTLDK
- the LOC115452879 gene encoding uncharacterized protein LOC115452879 isoform X2 → MLFVCVVLVMFLEGTHEHFSSMDDIPLTKSLGYSLDKNFGKTLRDSRLSQEYIEQYQEMLKVSQESIESISNEHTKFRREGDGNFELGIKRRRSAFRLRSPAVRRRARSQAARREKLNSQSLLSHRQHSRQINRYEE